One genomic window of Pelagicoccus enzymogenes includes the following:
- a CDS encoding FG-GAP-like repeat-containing protein has product MFSFFRSCGCISLAVSFLALASRDAFSAFSDVSGQMGISYLHSRKTDPVNNHGGAAVVDVNGDGHSDLIFARYGKAPLLYVNDGTGSFSEEAAARGLGGALDAAGFGAGDFDNDGDQDLYLSVHRGSRFFLYINDGTGNFTEEAVARGADLAVSESDHQAYSVGLVDYDLDGFLDLYVSEWGIEVDGERALHSALLRNRGTEAPGHFEVVTEQAGLLQPVKTTRQNGFSTAWSDFDGDGWPDLALVADYGKSQMYWNDGDGTFTQSTKSSGVGFDENGMGVAVADYDGDGLLDFYVSSIYDEFSNEKKGSHTGNKLYKNMGGRNFQEVSVPAGVSRTGWGWGAAFFEYDNDGWFDLVVTNGMPIAEGADRNTTPYADADDDPTTLFRNLGDGTFQNATVPSGIADKRYGKALLVLDWDSDGDEDLVVVNSHSDPVFYESDASENGNDWIRLTLKGQVSNADAIGATVVVTDGGMSRTLSYNPSNAYIGQREAALHFGLGASDGVVDSITISWPTGLRQTIENVSANQVLELVEPSNAPLPPRISSQPVAEDSYRFGSPLDLSVEATGSPTPLFVWEKDGETIEGESASRLRLKRLAPFDAGTYRVKAINAGGSVYSAEVEVRLDIDLSSHSVARWWNEFMLEAIRKDFPDPTKHSRNLYHVSAAMWDAYWAYEEEAWSRAVPMFHQEDVDQSEWGADRLSAQREAISHAAYAVLRHRYQNSPGSERSLAGFRWLMEQYGFDPEDDSMEGMSPAAVGNRIGAGVLEGNYDDGSNELNGYADTSGYKPVNGSLVLELSGTDMNDLNRWQPLAFDYAVSQNGIPLGALVQTFLGVNWREVATFAMGKPTHNTIAFDPGPPPLWGTDTHEDFVDAAIEVIRFSSYLDPHDSTRIDISPGARLNNPLATNEGVGRPINPVTGEAYASNSVKRADYGRILAEYWADGPASETPPGHWNTLHNEISDFPDFERRYMGQGEELSALEWDVRAYLALNGGMHDAAVGAWGLKAQYDYSRPISMIRGLAGLGQASDPDAPRYHSQGIKLVPGLIELVTADTAAADQRHERLADHVGEIAILAWAGEPEDSHSEVGGVDWILAADWFPYQRSTFVTPAFAAYVSGHSTFSRSGAEVMTLLTGSPFFPGGIGEFHFPQGEFLEFEYGPSEDVTLQWATYYDAADQAGISRLYGGIHVRADDFIGRTLGARVGVESFLRAHEQRNANQKATGLIKEIHHVGKLGLGETSPLVRIDSEGTRLPQRSVFSLSDQSFRDRDGIYFRFSGDPGAEGFEAGTMAISGIGPLKGADFEAQLKEGESLAVDVEIEALEPELVLAYAEGAGLGAGILDTRVTVFSIAADGVATKVASNDNWRFNDTSSQAEVLLLRESSDKGLHEKDAATSVALEAGLYRFVLEAVSGEGTVVLGVRGQAWRHPF; this is encoded by the coding sequence GGATTTCGTATTTGCATTCCCGCAAAACCGATCCGGTCAACAATCATGGGGGCGCCGCGGTGGTCGACGTGAATGGGGACGGGCACTCGGACTTGATATTTGCCCGTTATGGCAAGGCTCCGCTTCTCTACGTTAACGACGGGACGGGAAGCTTTTCGGAGGAAGCGGCGGCTCGCGGTCTGGGCGGCGCTCTGGATGCAGCAGGTTTTGGAGCGGGAGATTTCGATAATGACGGGGATCAGGATCTCTACCTTTCGGTGCACCGGGGCAGTCGATTCTTCCTCTATATCAATGACGGAACCGGGAATTTCACCGAAGAAGCAGTCGCTCGCGGAGCCGACCTCGCAGTCAGCGAGAGCGATCACCAGGCTTACAGCGTTGGACTCGTCGACTACGATTTGGACGGTTTTCTTGACCTCTACGTGAGCGAATGGGGAATCGAGGTCGACGGGGAGCGCGCCCTGCACTCTGCCTTGCTGCGGAATCGGGGAACGGAGGCGCCTGGCCATTTCGAAGTCGTCACCGAACAAGCAGGTCTCCTGCAACCTGTGAAGACGACGCGGCAAAACGGTTTTTCTACCGCGTGGTCTGACTTCGACGGGGACGGTTGGCCGGACTTGGCGTTGGTCGCCGACTACGGCAAGAGTCAAATGTATTGGAACGATGGAGACGGAACCTTCACTCAGAGCACGAAGTCTTCGGGAGTGGGCTTCGACGAGAACGGAATGGGCGTTGCGGTGGCGGACTACGATGGGGACGGCTTGCTCGATTTTTATGTGAGCTCCATCTACGACGAGTTTTCCAACGAGAAAAAGGGAAGCCATACGGGGAACAAGCTCTACAAGAACATGGGCGGGCGGAACTTCCAAGAGGTTTCGGTGCCTGCGGGCGTGAGCCGCACGGGTTGGGGCTGGGGAGCGGCGTTTTTCGAATACGATAACGACGGGTGGTTCGATTTGGTGGTGACCAATGGTATGCCGATCGCGGAGGGCGCCGACCGCAACACCACTCCTTACGCGGATGCGGACGACGACCCGACGACCCTGTTTCGCAATCTCGGGGACGGCACTTTTCAGAACGCGACAGTTCCTTCCGGCATTGCGGACAAGCGCTACGGGAAGGCCCTGCTGGTGCTGGATTGGGACTCGGATGGAGACGAGGATTTGGTCGTAGTGAATTCCCACTCCGACCCCGTGTTCTACGAAAGCGACGCCTCCGAAAACGGCAACGACTGGATACGGCTAACCTTGAAAGGACAGGTCTCGAATGCCGACGCGATTGGGGCAACGGTCGTCGTGACGGATGGAGGCATGTCCCGCACCCTTAGCTACAATCCGAGCAATGCCTATATTGGCCAACGCGAAGCGGCATTGCATTTTGGTCTAGGGGCGAGCGACGGGGTGGTCGATTCGATCACGATCAGCTGGCCGACGGGCTTGAGGCAGACGATCGAGAACGTATCCGCTAATCAAGTACTGGAATTGGTGGAGCCGTCGAACGCTCCTTTGCCTCCACGCATTAGTAGTCAGCCGGTAGCGGAGGACAGCTACCGCTTCGGCTCGCCGTTGGACTTGTCAGTGGAGGCTACCGGTTCGCCGACTCCCTTGTTCGTCTGGGAGAAAGACGGGGAAACGATAGAGGGTGAGAGCGCTTCGCGTCTGCGTCTCAAGCGCTTGGCGCCGTTCGATGCGGGGACCTATCGAGTGAAGGCGATCAATGCCGGCGGCAGCGTTTACAGCGCGGAGGTAGAGGTGCGGCTAGATATTGACCTGTCCTCTCACTCGGTTGCCCGCTGGTGGAACGAATTCATGCTGGAAGCGATCCGCAAGGACTTCCCGGATCCGACCAAGCACAGCCGCAACTTGTATCATGTTTCGGCTGCCATGTGGGATGCCTATTGGGCGTACGAGGAAGAGGCCTGGTCGCGAGCGGTGCCGATGTTTCATCAAGAGGACGTGGATCAATCTGAGTGGGGCGCGGATCGATTGTCCGCCCAACGGGAGGCGATCAGCCATGCGGCCTACGCGGTGCTTCGCCATCGCTACCAGAACAGCCCCGGTTCGGAGCGTTCGTTGGCAGGATTTCGTTGGTTGATGGAGCAATACGGGTTCGATCCGGAAGATGATTCGATGGAAGGCATGTCGCCGGCGGCGGTAGGCAATCGGATTGGAGCCGGTGTATTGGAGGGCAACTACGATGATGGCTCCAATGAACTGAATGGTTACGCAGATACGAGTGGATACAAGCCCGTCAACGGATCGCTCGTCTTGGAGCTCTCGGGGACTGACATGAACGATTTGAACCGCTGGCAACCGCTCGCGTTTGACTACGCGGTTTCGCAAAACGGAATTCCGCTCGGAGCCTTGGTACAAACGTTTCTGGGGGTGAACTGGCGAGAGGTGGCAACCTTTGCCATGGGCAAGCCGACTCACAATACCATTGCGTTCGATCCCGGTCCTCCTCCGCTTTGGGGAACGGATACGCACGAGGATTTTGTGGATGCGGCGATCGAGGTGATCCGCTTTTCTTCGTATTTGGATCCTCATGACAGCACGCGAATCGACATCTCCCCTGGGGCGCGCCTGAACAATCCTCTGGCAACGAACGAGGGAGTCGGGCGACCGATCAATCCCGTGACGGGCGAAGCCTACGCTAGCAATTCGGTGAAGCGTGCTGACTACGGTCGTATCTTAGCCGAGTACTGGGCGGATGGACCTGCGTCTGAAACTCCGCCAGGGCATTGGAATACTTTGCACAACGAGATAAGCGACTTTCCTGACTTTGAACGTCGTTACATGGGACAAGGGGAGGAGCTTTCCGCCTTGGAGTGGGACGTGCGGGCTTACCTCGCTCTCAACGGAGGCATGCACGACGCTGCGGTGGGCGCTTGGGGCTTGAAGGCTCAGTACGACTATTCGCGCCCCATTTCCATGATTCGCGGGCTTGCCGGTTTGGGGCAGGCTTCCGATCCAGATGCTCCGCGCTACCATTCGCAAGGGATCAAGCTGGTGCCCGGCTTGATCGAGTTGGTCACTGCTGATACCGCTGCGGCGGACCAGAGGCACGAGCGCCTGGCCGATCATGTGGGAGAGATTGCGATCCTCGCTTGGGCGGGAGAGCCGGAGGATTCCCACAGCGAAGTGGGCGGCGTTGATTGGATTCTGGCAGCAGATTGGTTTCCCTACCAACGCAGCACCTTCGTGACGCCTGCCTTTGCCGCCTACGTATCAGGGCACAGCACCTTTAGCCGCAGCGGAGCGGAAGTGATGACACTCTTGACCGGCAGCCCCTTCTTTCCGGGGGGGATCGGCGAGTTTCATTTCCCGCAGGGCGAGTTCTTGGAATTTGAATACGGGCCCAGTGAAGATGTGACTTTGCAGTGGGCGACTTATTACGACGCTGCTGATCAAGCGGGCATTTCTAGGTTGTATGGGGGAATCCACGTGCGGGCGGACGATTTCATTGGTCGCACTCTAGGGGCTCGCGTTGGGGTGGAATCCTTTTTGCGGGCCCATGAGCAGAGGAACGCGAATCAGAAGGCAACGGGGCTGATTAAAGAAATTCACCACGTCGGAAAGCTCGGTCTAGGAGAGACAAGTCCTTTGGTGCGTATCGACTCTGAGGGTACGCGTTTGCCTCAGAGGTCAGTGTTCAGCTTGAGCGACCAGAGCTTTCGGGATCGAGACGGAATCTACTTTAGGTTTTCCGGCGACCCAGGAGCAGAAGGCTTCGAAGCGGGCACGATGGCGATCTCTGGAATTGGCCCCTTGAAAGGCGCGGATTTCGAGGCTCAGCTAAAAGAAGGGGAGAGCCTTGCAGTGGACGTGGAGATCGAAGCTCTTGAACCGGAATTGGTGTTGGCCTACGCTGAAGGAGCCGGCTTGGGTGCTGGAATATTGGATACCCGCGTCACCGTGTTCTCTATCGCTGCCGATGGTGTCGCTACGAAAGTCGCATCGAATGATAATTGGAGATTTAATGATACATCATCGCAGGCGGAGGTGCTGTTGCTCAGGGAGTCTTCGGATAAGGGACTACACGAAAAGGATGCGGCGACTTCAGTTGCTCTGGAGGCGGGATTATATCGGTTTGTGCTGGAGGCCGTTTCGGGCGAAGGAACCGTTGTATTAGGGGTGCGGGGCCAAGCTTGGCGTCATCCGTTTTGA